CTTCAAAGTGGTGGACAACGACAAAATACGGATCGTCAAGCCGCGCAAGCCCTTCAAACTGCTGGCCGGCAAAAAGGCCAAGAAGATCGTCCAGCTCGAAGCGGTCGAGCCGCTGGCCAAAGATACGCGCAAAGACACCCCGGTGCCGATCACGATCAAAGCTTTCGCGGTCGACGACCCCGAAAAGATCGTTGTCGAACGGCATACCGTCTTCGTCTATCCCCGGTGGGATATCGCTCAGAAAAAATTGAAAAAGGCCAAGTGAGATGCTGATCGCGATGCCGGTGAAGATGAACCGGGAAAACCCGCCGTTGACGACCGTTTTCGGCAAAGCGAAATGGTTCGCCTTCGCCGATGAAGGCGGCACGGTCGAGATACGCGAAAATCCCTATGCCGGCGGGCCCAAAACGGTAGTATGGCTGATCGATAACGGTGTTGATACGATCATCACCCAGCATATCGGGGGGAATCCCTTCATGATTTTGAAAAATGCGGGGGTGCGCCTCCATTATCCTGGTGAAGGGCGTATAGTTGTGTCTGAAGCGATCGAAAAACTCAAAAACGGTCAATGCGAGGAGATCGATACGGACAATGTGATGCGGTTTATGCATCATTAGAGGAAATGAGGAGGTGACAGTGAAACACGTATTGGTTCTAGGAGGCGGTTTCGCGGGATTGGAAGCGGCGATTTTTCTGCGGAAAGAGAACTACAGGGTGACGCTTGTTAGCGAGCGGGATTACTTCTACATCTACCCCACATCGATCTGGGTGCCGGTGCACAAGGCCGACTTCGGGGATGTCACGATCGATATGAACGAACTCTCGAGAGTACACGGGTTCAAATTCGTCAAGGACCGGGTCGAAGCGATCCGCGCCAAAGAGAACCGGGTGGAGCTGGAACATCAGGTGATCGACGACTATGACGAGCTAGTGGTCGCCATCGGTGCGAGCAAGGTCAAACACGAGGGCATCGAACATACGCTGAGCATCTGTGGAGAACCCAGGCAGGCGCTTTTGATGCGCCAGAAACTGGATGCACTGGTTGAAAGGGGGGGTGGAAAGATCGCGATGGGATTCGGCGGCAACCCGAAAGACTCTACCGGTGTGCGGGGTGGGCCCGCTTTCGAGATGCTCTTCAATGTCCATCACATGCTGAAGAAAAAGGGCATCCGCCAAAATTTCGAACTCACCTTTTTCGCGCCGATGGAGACACCGGGAGCCCGACTCGGCCCTCAGGCGCTGAAGATGATGGACGTTTTCTTCTCGAAACTCGATATCGCCAAACATTTCGGCAAAAAGATCAAGCGGTTCGAGGAGGACGGAATCGTTTTCGAGGACGAGAGCAAACTCGAGAGCGATTTTACAATGTTCATCCCCGCCAACGCGGGGCATCCGGTTTTTCAGAATTCCGATCTGCCGCTAACGGAGGCGGGATTCGTGAAAATCGACAACTACTGCCGGGCCGAAGGTTTCGACAATGTCTGGGCGGTAGGTGACTCCGCCGCCATCGAGGGTCCCGACTGGCGTGCCAAGCAGGGGCATATCGCCGAGGTGATGGCGCGCAACACGGCCCACAACATCAAGGTCAAAGAGTCGGGAGAGGGCGAGATGCAAGGGTATCTGGACCATCTTAACATCCTTTGCGTCATGGACAGCGGCGACGGGGCGGCCTTCGTCTACCGCGACGACCATCGCGGCCTGATGATTCCGATGCCGCTTGTAGGCCATTGGCTCAAAAAGGGCTGGGGATGGTATTGCAAAAACTCCAAACTGGAAAAAATTCCCCGTATTCCGGGACTGTAAGGAAAGGGCGTATGAAACAAAAAGTATTCAAGGAAAAATATCCGATTTTCGAACTCATTCTCGACAAGAGTGAAACCACATGCAAAAGCGTGGACGAGATTATCGCATTTTTCAGAAAGAAGATCGAGGCCCATCCAGTGGCGACCTATATCGCCACATTCGATCATTACGCCCATACTGCCGCCCTGGCGGAGGGCAGCATCGACAAAAACATCAAAGCAGCGAAGAATATCGTCTTCTGTTTCGGCAAAGAGCTGCCGACACCGGAAGTGATGGCGGTGCGGCCGCGATCGATCGGAGTGAGTGACCTGGGCGACAGGTTTGTCGTCATTTTCATGGAGGCGCCCAATCCGCAGGCGAACGAAGCGATGGAGGTATGGAGTAAAGCGCTCAAAAACGCCTGAGCCCTTCCCCGGGATTTGGTTGGCTTCTCTATGTAAGCATGCCGCCGCTCGGTGGCATGCGTGTATCTTTGCGGGTGCTTCGCGGTCACCTTTGATATAATCTCTTTATGCACTATTTGCCGATTATACTTCTGGCGACTTTTCTTTCGGTCGTCATCAACCTTTTTTTAAAACGCTTCAATGTTCCGACGGTGATCGGTTACATCATGACCGGTATCGCCGTTACGGCATTTTTCGACCTGCATCGCGATTTCACCGAGCAACTGCACCATATCGCGGAGTTCGGAATCGTCTTTTTGATGTTCACCATCGGCCTAGAGTTCTCCTATCGCCATCTGATCAGGATGAAGCGGGAGGTTTTTCTTTACGGTACGCTTCAGCTGCTTCTGAGTGCCCTGATATTCGGTTTTTTCGCATACAACCTTGGGGGACTCTCTTTTAAGGGCGCTATCATCACCGGGTTGGCGCTGGGCCTATCCTCGACGGCGATCGTCCTGAAAATGCTGGGAGAGTCGGGGCAGATGCACGCTCCTTTCGGAAGAAAAGCGGTGGGCATACTGATTTTCCAGGATATGGCCGTCATTCCCATTCTGCTGATGATCACCATTTTTTCATCCCGAAGCAGCGATTTGGGCGGAATGCTCTGGCAGACGTTCATCGACGCCGTCGCCGTCGCCATCGTTATCTATCTCGTGGGCAAATATCTTTTGGAGTGGGTGCTGGCACAGATCGCCCGGGCCAATTCTACCGAAATCTTTTTGAGCGCCATTTTGCTCATCGTCATCGGCGCGGCGCAACTGGCGCACTTTTTCGGGTTCAGCTACTCTTTGGGGGCGTTTTTGGCCGGTATGATGCTGGCCGAAACCCACTATAAATACAAGATCGAGGCGGAGCTGGTGCCTTTCCGCGATCTTCTGCTGGGGCTCTTCTTCGTCACCGTCGGCATGCAGATCGACCTGCCGGTGGTCGCGAAGAATATCGGCTGGATACTTGGGGTCGCAGTTGCCGTCATGGCATTGAAGTTCGCGACAGTCTATCTTTTTCTGCGCTTTTTCACGCGGTCTCGTGTCGCTCTGAAAACAGCGCTCGCTCTGGCGCAGGTGGGTGAATTCGCTTTGGCGGTTTTCGCCCTGGCGCAGGCGAACGGCCTGCTGGATGCGCGCATCACCCAGATCATGCTGAGCGCCATCATCGTTTCGATGGTGGCATCGGTCTTCATACTCGCCCGTATCCGCGATATCGCCGACCGTTTCTCCCCCGAACCGGAGCCCGATTTCCGGCCACCGGAGTCGGCGGGATTTCACAACCATGTCATCGTCTGCGGGTACGGGCCGCTGGGCCGGAAGGTGTGCGCCGAGCTGAAGCGGCAGCAGGCCAGCTATCTGGTGCTCGAACACGATATCCATAGAATGGAAGAGGGGCAGAGAGCAGGAGAACCGATCTTTTTCGCCAATGCGGCCAACGAGGGAACGCTCAGGCATTTCAATGCCGCCGAGGCAAGCGCCGTCATCGTCGCCGTGGATAACGCCAAGCATCTGCGGCTCATATGCGAAGCGCTGGATGCCGTCGCCCCCGAGGCCAATGTGGTCGCCAAGGCGAAGACCCGCTCCGAAGCCGAACTCGTGGTGGGGCTCAATGTCGATCATGTAGTCATCGAAAGCGAAGAGATGGCGCGACTGCTCGTGGCGGAGGCGATGCGCTGCAGACTCGGAATTCACGCAAAGCGCTGAGAAAGGTGAAACTGACGTTACGCAAAAAGCAAAACGTCATCTCCAATCTAAAGATTTCGAAGCTTTAGGGGGAGGCCATAAAGATCTTTGGGACGGCCAGTCCCCGCCAAAGCTTAGGTCCAGCTCAAGCTTTGCGTAACATCGGATTGAAATTTCTGCCGCCGGACACTCCAAACTCAACGCTCCTTTATCACCTCTTTGCTAAAATTCGTCCAACATCTTTCACGGCGAGGCGATTATGACAAAATATATTTTTGTAACGGGCGGTGTTCTCAGCTCGTTGGGCAAGGGCATCACGGCGGCGAGTGTGGGGACGCTGCTGAAGCAGACGGGGCTGAATGTCTCCATTTTGAAGATGGACCCCTACCTGAACATGGACCCGGGGACCATGAGCCCTCTGGAACATGGCGAGGTATTCGTCACGGCCGACGGGGCGGAGACCGATCTGGATCTGGGGCACTACGAGAGGTTTTTGAATGTCGATCTGAGCAAGAAGAACAACTTCACCACGGGCCAGATCTACCACTCCGTTTTGACCAAGGAGCGCAAAGGGGAGTATCTGGGCAAGACGATCCAGGTGATCCCCCATATCGTGGGCGAAGTGAAGCAGCGCATCTTCGAAGCGGGTAAGGGCAAAGATGTGCTGATCGTGGAGCTGGGCGGCACCGTGGGTGATATCGAAGGGCTTCCGTTCCTGGAGACGATCCGCCAGATCAAGCACGAACTGGGCAGTGAACGGGTCATCAACATCCACGTGACGCTGGTGCCCTACATCAAAGCCGCCGGCGAGCTGAAGACCAAGCCGACCCAGCACAGCGTGCAGGAGCTTCGCCGTATCGGTATCACGCCCCACATGATCATCGCCCGGTGCGAAAAGCCGCTTCCCAAAGAGCTGAGAAAGAAGATTGCCGTCAGCTGCGATGTCGACATGGACAGTGTTATCGAGTGCATGGATGCGCCGACGATTTACCAGGTACCGCTCAATTTCCTCAAAGACGGCATCATGCATCCGCTCATCAAGCGGTTCCACCTGACCGATACCGAACCAAACATGGAGGAGTGGGATATTCTGGTCAAGCGAATCATCGCGCCCCGCGACGAGATCACCATCGCCTTCGTCGGAAAGTATCTGGGGCTCAAGGAGTCCTACAAATCCCTGACCGAGGCCTTGATCCATGCAGGCGCCGCCCTCGATACGAAAATCAATCTCCACTGGGTCGACAGCGAGGATATCGAAGAGAAGGGGATCGAAGAGACGATCGGCGAAGTGGACGGCATTCTTGTCGCCGGCGGCTTCGGTGTCCGCGGAGTCGAGGGCAAAATGATGGCGATCCGCCATGCCCGCGAGAACCGGATTCCCTATCTTGGCATCTGTCTGGGTATGCAGCTGAGCCTGATCGAATATGCCCGCAATGTTTTGGGCATCGAAGAGGCCAATTCGGTGGAGTTCGATCCGGAGACGAAGGAACCGGTGATCTATCTGATCGACGAGTTCATCGACCAGGCGGGCCAGAAACAGGTGCGGACCCATACCAGCCCGCTGGGTGGGACGATGCGCCTGGGGGCGTATCCCTGCGAAATCAAAGAGGGAACGAAACTGTTCGAAGCCTACGGGGGCAAAAAGATCATCTACGAGCGGCACCGTCACCGCTACGAAGCGAACCCGGCGTATCGAAACAGACTGGAAAAAGCCGGCATGGTCGTGTCGGGAGAGTCCAACGGCCTGATCGAAGCGGTCGAAGTGAAAGATCATCCCTGGTTTCTCGGTGTGCAGTTCCATCCCGAATTCACCTCGCGCCTGCAGAACCCCAACCCCTCTATTCTCGCGTTTGCAAAGGCGGCATTGACGGCGAAAAACGCAGAGAATGAGTAAACTCCCCCGGCTCACCAAAGCGAAGGTCGAAGCGCTCCTCGCCGCACGTTTTGAAGACGGCATCAAGGAGCTGAGGGACCTTCCCGATCCCTTTGCGCTGCACGATATGGATCGTGCCGCCGACCGGATCGTATCCGCGATTCGCGGCAATGAGCGTATCGCGGTCGTCGGCGATTATGATGTGGACGGTGTCGTCTCTTCGGCATTGATGGCGGAGTTTTTTCAGATTATCGATTATCCCGTCGAGATTCTCATCCCAAACCGGTTTACCGACGGCTACGGAGTCTCTGCGGAGATTCTCGACCGTCTCGATGCCGATGTCGTCATCACGGTCGATAACGGCATCGCCGCCATCGAAGCGGCGGAAGTGTGCAGGGCACGCGGGATCGATCTGATAATTACCGACCACCATACCCCTTCCGATACGCTTCCTAATGCCTATGCCATCGTCAATCCCAAGAAAGAGAGTTGCTCCTTTGCCTATCCGGAAATCTGCGGGGCCCAGGTGGCGTGGTTTTTGATCGGTGCTCTGAAACAGCGACTGGGGCTCGCTATTAAAATGGGCCGTTTCCTCGATCTTCTGGCACTCGCGATCGTCGCCGACGTGATGCCGCTGACTTCGATCAACCGGCCGCTCGTACGCAAGGGGCTTGCCATGCTTTCTACCTCTTCCCGTCCCGCGTTCGTGGCGGTACGCTCCTATCTTGGAAAACAGAACTTCAGTGCGGAGGATATCGGTTACGGCATCGCGCCGAGAATCAACAGCGCCGGCCGGATGGAGGATGCGTCCATCGCCTTGAGGTTTTTGCGGGCCAGTACGCTCGAGGAGGCGAGCAGAGAGTGGCTTGCGCTCGATTCGCTGAACCGGATGCGCCGCCAGGAGGAGGCGCGGATGACGGAAGCGGCGGTCGCCATGGCCAATCCGGACGACTCCGTCATCGTTGTGGCGCAGGAGGGCTGGCACGAAGGGATTGTCGGCATCGTCGCATCGCGGCTTGTCGACAGGTTCAAAAAACCGGCCATCGTTCTTTCGGTCGAGAACGGACGGGCGAAAGGGAGTGGCCGCAGCATCGGCGAAGTCGACCTCTTCGCGCTTCTTAAACGCTCCAGTGACTACCTGACGGGTTTTGGAGGCCATCCGTTGGCGGCGGGGCTTGCCCTGGACGCAGACAATCTCGAAGCGTTCCGCGCCGCTGTCTGCGAAGAGG
This genomic interval from Hydrogenimonas urashimensis contains the following:
- the recJ gene encoding single-stranded-DNA-specific exonuclease RecJ, whose translation is MSKLPRLTKAKVEALLAARFEDGIKELRDLPDPFALHDMDRAADRIVSAIRGNERIAVVGDYDVDGVVSSALMAEFFQIIDYPVEILIPNRFTDGYGVSAEILDRLDADVVITVDNGIAAIEAAEVCRARGIDLIITDHHTPSDTLPNAYAIVNPKKESCSFAYPEICGAQVAWFLIGALKQRLGLAIKMGRFLDLLALAIVADVMPLTSINRPLVRKGLAMLSTSSRPAFVAVRSYLGKQNFSAEDIGYGIAPRINSAGRMEDASIALRFLRASTLEEASREWLALDSLNRMRRQEEARMTEAAVAMANPDDSVIVVAQEGWHEGIVGIVASRLVDRFKKPAIVLSVENGRAKGSGRSIGEVDLFALLKRSSDYLTGFGGHPLAAGLALDADNLEAFRAAVCEEASKLDPALFTPKEHLLGELPMGEIDWELMEILQRYEPYGEANQRPRFLLSNVEVAEAKSVGAEKKHLKLFLKDGDIGLHAIQFGYVKPVKPGDRITLSGTLQINEFNNKKSIQMMVYQIY
- a CDS encoding NifB/NifX family molybdenum-iron cluster-binding protein, with translation MLIAMPVKMNRENPPLTTVFGKAKWFAFADEGGTVEIRENPYAGGPKTVVWLIDNGVDTIITQHIGGNPFMILKNAGVRLHYPGEGRIVVSEAIEKLKNGQCEEIDTDNVMRFMHH
- a CDS encoding cation:proton antiporter, yielding MHYLPIILLATFLSVVINLFLKRFNVPTVIGYIMTGIAVTAFFDLHRDFTEQLHHIAEFGIVFLMFTIGLEFSYRHLIRMKREVFLYGTLQLLLSALIFGFFAYNLGGLSFKGAIITGLALGLSSTAIVLKMLGESGQMHAPFGRKAVGILIFQDMAVIPILLMITIFSSRSSDLGGMLWQTFIDAVAVAIVIYLVGKYLLEWVLAQIARANSTEIFLSAILLIVIGAAQLAHFFGFSYSLGAFLAGMMLAETHYKYKIEAELVPFRDLLLGLFFVTVGMQIDLPVVAKNIGWILGVAVAVMALKFATVYLFLRFFTRSRVALKTALALAQVGEFALAVFALAQANGLLDARITQIMLSAIIVSMVASVFILARIRDIADRFSPEPEPDFRPPESAGFHNHVIVCGYGPLGRKVCAELKRQQASYLVLEHDIHRMEEGQRAGEPIFFANAANEGTLRHFNAAEASAVIVAVDNAKHLRLICEALDAVAPEANVVAKAKTRSEAELVVGLNVDHVVIESEEMARLLVAEAMRCRLGIHAKR
- a CDS encoding NAD(P)/FAD-dependent oxidoreductase, whose amino-acid sequence is MKHVLVLGGGFAGLEAAIFLRKENYRVTLVSERDYFYIYPTSIWVPVHKADFGDVTIDMNELSRVHGFKFVKDRVEAIRAKENRVELEHQVIDDYDELVVAIGASKVKHEGIEHTLSICGEPRQALLMRQKLDALVERGGGKIAMGFGGNPKDSTGVRGGPAFEMLFNVHHMLKKKGIRQNFELTFFAPMETPGARLGPQALKMMDVFFSKLDIAKHFGKKIKRFEEDGIVFEDESKLESDFTMFIPANAGHPVFQNSDLPLTEAGFVKIDNYCRAEGFDNVWAVGDSAAIEGPDWRAKQGHIAEVMARNTAHNIKVKESGEGEMQGYLDHLNILCVMDSGDGAAFVYRDDHRGLMIPMPLVGHWLKKGWGWYCKNSKLEKIPRIPGL
- a CDS encoding DUF6858 family protein is translated as MKQKVFKEKYPIFELILDKSETTCKSVDEIIAFFRKKIEAHPVATYIATFDHYAHTAALAEGSIDKNIKAAKNIVFCFGKELPTPEVMAVRPRSIGVSDLGDRFVVIFMEAPNPQANEAMEVWSKALKNA
- a CDS encoding CTP synthase; its protein translation is MTKYIFVTGGVLSSLGKGITAASVGTLLKQTGLNVSILKMDPYLNMDPGTMSPLEHGEVFVTADGAETDLDLGHYERFLNVDLSKKNNFTTGQIYHSVLTKERKGEYLGKTIQVIPHIVGEVKQRIFEAGKGKDVLIVELGGTVGDIEGLPFLETIRQIKHELGSERVINIHVTLVPYIKAAGELKTKPTQHSVQELRRIGITPHMIIARCEKPLPKELRKKIAVSCDVDMDSVIECMDAPTIYQVPLNFLKDGIMHPLIKRFHLTDTEPNMEEWDILVKRIIAPRDEITIAFVGKYLGLKESYKSLTEALIHAGAALDTKINLHWVDSEDIEEKGIEETIGEVDGILVAGGFGVRGVEGKMMAIRHARENRIPYLGICLGMQLSLIEYARNVLGIEEANSVEFDPETKEPVIYLIDEFIDQAGQKQVRTHTSPLGGTMRLGAYPCEIKEGTKLFEAYGGKKIIYERHRHRYEANPAYRNRLEKAGMVVSGESNGLIEAVEVKDHPWFLGVQFHPEFTSRLQNPNPSILAFAKAALTAKNAENE